The proteins below are encoded in one region of Paracoccus sp. N5:
- a CDS encoding nitrilase-related carbon-nitrogen hydrolase — MKIALWQAPPTNGRIDAVFRAICQQLRAASAAGAGLLLTPELILPGYNRPDLHAALAQPLEGAWITRLRAMAREAGCGLCLGWAERAGEALYNAVTVIGADGAILSHYRKIQLYGAMEQAGFRRGTELPPVFQLAGQGAATLVCYDIEFPGHAAALARDGARLILVPTANPLGFEHVQRVLVPARAHESGAVVAYANYAGAEAGLDYGGLSVIAGPDGQPLAMAGARGEALLVVDLAAADAVPPEGRAALAREYRPGGKGA; from the coding sequence GTGAAGATTGCACTCTGGCAGGCGCCGCCGACAAATGGCCGGATCGACGCGGTTTTCCGGGCGATCTGCCAGCAGTTGCGGGCGGCTTCGGCGGCGGGCGCCGGGCTGCTGCTGACGCCCGAGCTGATCCTGCCCGGCTATAACCGCCCCGACCTGCATGCCGCGCTGGCCCAACCGCTGGAGGGCGCATGGATCACCCGCCTGCGCGCGATGGCGCGCGAGGCCGGCTGCGGATTGTGCCTTGGCTGGGCCGAGCGCGCGGGCGAGGCGCTTTACAACGCCGTGACGGTGATCGGCGCTGACGGGGCGATCCTGTCGCATTACCGCAAGATCCAGCTCTATGGCGCCATGGAGCAGGCGGGCTTCCGGCGCGGCACCGAACTGCCACCGGTCTTTCAACTGGCGGGGCAAGGTGCGGCGACGCTGGTCTGCTATGACATCGAATTTCCCGGCCATGCCGCCGCACTGGCCCGGGACGGGGCAAGGCTGATCCTGGTGCCGACCGCCAATCCGCTGGGCTTCGAGCATGTCCAGCGCGTGCTGGTCCCGGCCCGCGCGCATGAGAGTGGCGCAGTGGTGGCCTATGCGAATTACGCGGGCGCCGAGGCCGGGCTGGACTATGGCGGCCTGTCGGTCATCGCCGGACCGGACGGCCAGCCTTTGGCCATGGCGGGCGCGCGGGGCGAGGCGCTGCTGGTCGTGGACCTGGCCGCGGCCGATGCCGTGCCGCCCGAAGGTCGGGCCGCGCTGGCGCGGGAATACCGCCCCGGCGGCAAGGGCGCCTGA
- a CDS encoding NAD(P)/FAD-dependent oxidoreductase gives MTDRPVTAFGPDFPFAYDDWLRHPAGLGAIPAERFGTKVAVIGAGCAGIVASHELMKLGLHPEIYESAKLGGRLRSEIFEGTEDVVAELGGMRFPVSSTAFYHYVDLVGLESRPFPNPLTAAAGSTVIDLEGETHFARSLDDLPRLYHEVATAYRAALEEHADFAALQQAVRDRDVARLKALWDPLVAQWDERTFYDFVISSRAFRGLGFRHREVFGQVGFGTGGWDSDFPNSMLEILRVNLLELDDNQRFIVGGVENVLQRLWRQPAVCVHWPAGTTLSALNGGATLGRACRIARKGSGFTVTDQWGVARDYAAVLVTCQSHLLTTSVAVDESIFDQKLWMALDRTRYMQAAKTFVMVDRPFWNDTDPATGRPLLSMTLTDRLTRGSYFFDNGPDRPGVICLSYSWMTDALKVLPLAPERRVELALDALDKIYPGVDIRSHIRGAPICVSWEADENFLGAFKGALPGHYRYNHRMYGHFMQGAMPEEQRGIFLAGDGISWTPAWVEGAVQTALNAVWGVMAHLGGACAPENPGPGELWPRIGPLALPD, from the coding sequence ATGACCGACCGCCCCGTCACCGCCTTCGGGCCGGATTTCCCCTTTGCCTATGACGACTGGCTGCGCCATCCGGCGGGCCTGGGCGCCATCCCGGCCGAGCGGTTCGGCACCAAGGTCGCGGTGATCGGCGCCGGCTGCGCCGGCATCGTCGCCAGCCACGAGTTGATGAAGCTGGGCCTGCATCCCGAGATCTATGAATCGGCCAAGCTGGGCGGCCGGCTGCGATCCGAGATCTTCGAGGGCACCGAGGACGTGGTGGCGGAACTGGGCGGGATGCGCTTTCCGGTCTCCTCGACCGCCTTCTACCATTACGTCGACCTGGTCGGGCTGGAAAGCCGGCCGTTCCCGAACCCGCTGACCGCCGCCGCCGGCTCGACGGTGATCGATCTCGAGGGCGAGACGCATTTCGCCCGCAGCCTCGACGACCTGCCCCGGCTTTACCACGAGGTCGCCACCGCCTATCGCGCCGCGCTGGAGGAGCACGCCGATTTCGCCGCGCTGCAACAGGCGGTGCGCGACCGCGACGTGGCGCGGCTCAAGGCGCTGTGGGATCCGCTGGTGGCCCAATGGGACGAGCGCACCTTCTACGATTTCGTGATCTCGTCCAGGGCGTTCCGGGGCCTCGGCTTCCGCCACCGCGAGGTGTTCGGCCAGGTCGGCTTCGGCACCGGCGGCTGGGACAGCGACTTTCCGAATTCGATGCTGGAGATCCTGCGGGTGAACCTGCTGGAACTGGACGACAACCAACGCTTCATCGTCGGCGGGGTGGAAAACGTGCTGCAACGGCTGTGGCGCCAGCCGGCGGTCTGCGTGCATTGGCCCGCGGGCACCACGCTCAGCGCGCTGAACGGCGGCGCGACGCTGGGCCGGGCCTGCCGCATCGCCCGCAAGGGATCGGGCTTCACCGTCACCGACCAATGGGGCGTTGCCCGCGATTATGCGGCCGTGCTGGTGACCTGCCAGAGCCACCTGCTGACCACCTCGGTCGCGGTGGACGAGTCGATCTTCGACCAGAAGCTGTGGATGGCGCTGGACCGCACCCGCTACATGCAGGCGGCGAAGACCTTCGTCATGGTCGACCGGCCGTTCTGGAACGACACCGATCCGGCGACCGGGCGGCCGCTGCTGTCGATGACGCTGACCGACCGGCTGACGCGGGGCAGCTATTTCTTCGACAACGGTCCCGACCGGCCGGGGGTGATCTGCCTGAGCTATTCCTGGATGACCGACGCGCTGAAGGTGCTGCCGCTGGCGCCCGAGCGGCGGGTCGAACTGGCGCTGGATGCGCTCGACAAGATCTATCCCGGCGTCGACATCCGCAGCCATATTCGCGGCGCCCCGATCTGCGTCAGCTGGGAGGCGGACGAGAATTTCCTTGGCGCCTTCAAGGGCGCGCTGCCCGGGCATTACCGCTATAACCACCGCATGTATGGCCATTTCATGCAAGGCGCGATGCCCGAGGAGCAGCGTGGCATCTTCCTGGCCGGCGACGGCATCAGCTGGACCCCGGCCTGGGTCGAGGGCGCGGTGCAGACGGCGCTGAACGCGGTCTGGGGGGTGATGGCGCATCTGGGCGGCGCCTGCGCGCCCGAGAACCCCGGGCCGGGCGAGTTGTGGCCGCGGATCGGCCCGCTGGCCCTGCCGGACTGA
- a CDS encoding 3-deoxy-7-phosphoheptulonate synthase → MTIQTENLHIDSLRLLPAPAALAAELPRDDAISRLVTESRAAIRAILAGRDRRLLVVVGPCSIHDPKAALDYAARLAEERRALSDRLEIVMRVYFEKPRTTVGWKGLINDPHLDGSDRIEDGLPMARRLLLDINRLGLPAATEFLDPILPQYFADLIAWGAIGARTTESQIHRQLASGLSCPVGFKNGTDGGVQVALDAIRSAAGAHSFPAITADGRAAIARTTGNAACHLVLRGGHAGSNYGAADVEAVAAAAARAGVDPGIVIDASHANSGKDAARQPAVIADIAAQIRDGETRIRGVMLESNLVAGRQDLAPDRVPTYGQSITDACLGWEDTRRLLHGLAATLDAQARAA, encoded by the coding sequence ATGACCATCCAGACCGAAAACCTGCATATCGACAGCCTGCGCCTGCTGCCCGCACCCGCCGCCCTGGCGGCCGAGTTGCCGCGCGACGACGCGATCTCACGCCTCGTCACCGAAAGCCGCGCCGCGATCCGCGCCATCCTGGCCGGCCGGGACCGCCGGCTTCTGGTGGTGGTCGGCCCCTGCTCGATCCACGATCCCAAGGCCGCGCTCGACTATGCCGCGCGGCTGGCCGAGGAACGCCGGGCGCTGTCCGACCGGCTCGAGATCGTCATGCGGGTCTATTTCGAAAAGCCGCGCACCACGGTCGGCTGGAAGGGGCTGATCAACGACCCGCATCTGGACGGCTCGGACCGGATCGAGGACGGGCTGCCGATGGCGCGCCGCCTGCTTCTGGACATCAACCGCCTGGGCCTGCCGGCGGCGACCGAGTTCCTGGACCCGATCCTGCCGCAGTATTTCGCCGACCTGATCGCCTGGGGCGCCATCGGTGCGCGCACCACGGAAAGCCAGATCCACCGCCAACTGGCCTCGGGCCTGTCCTGCCCGGTCGGCTTCAAGAACGGCACCGATGGCGGCGTGCAGGTGGCGCTGGATGCGATCCGCTCGGCCGCGGGCGCGCACAGCTTCCCGGCGATCACCGCCGATGGCCGCGCCGCGATTGCCCGCACCACCGGCAATGCGGCCTGCCATCTGGTGCTGCGCGGCGGCCATGCCGGGTCGAACTACGGCGCCGCCGATGTGGAAGCCGTCGCGGCGGCGGCCGCCAGGGCCGGGGTGGATCCCGGCATCGTCATCGACGCGAGCCATGCCAACAGCGGCAAGGACGCCGCCCGCCAGCCGGCGGTGATCGCCGACATCGCCGCGCAGATCCGGGACGGCGAGACGCGCATCCGCGGCGTGATGCTGGAAAGCAACCTCGTCGCCGGGCGGCAGGATCTGGCCCCCGACCGCGTGCCGACCTATGGCCAAAGCATCACCGACGCCTGCCTGGGCTGGGAGGACACGCGCCGGCTGCTGCACGGCCTCGCCGCCACCCTGGACGCGCAGGCCCGCGCTGCCTGA
- a CDS encoding tripartite tricarboxylate transporter permease, whose product MGAFDFLMQGLATAADPMLLFYALIGVTLGTAVGVLPGIGPALTVALLLPVTYRLDPAGSLIMFAGIYYGGMYGGSTTSILLNTPGESASIITALEGNKMARKGRGGPALATAAIGSFIAGLIATLLLAFLAPTIVKLALVFGPREYFALMVLAFVTVSAAFGDSALRGLTSLFLGLALACVGIDQLTGQARLSFGQAELLDGIEVTTMAVAMFAVGEALFIAGQRDQHEDEVTAVKGSVWMNRQDWARSWKPWLRGTVIGFPIGAMPAGGAEIGTFLSYATEKKLSKHPEEFGQGAIEGVAGPEAANNASAAGTLVPLLTLGLPTSATAAIMLAGFQQFGLQPGPLLFATNPTLVWGLIASLLIANAMLLVLNLPLIGLWVRLLTVPKPWLYAGILLFATLGTIGANPSSVELGMLLGFGVLGYVMRLYGYPIAPIVVGLILGPMAEQQLRRALSISQGDWSYLLHSPIAATLLGIAALALIVPLILRARGKGQVLAQLAGDED is encoded by the coding sequence ATGGGCGCCTTCGATTTCCTGATGCAGGGGCTGGCGACCGCCGCCGACCCGATGCTGCTGTTCTATGCGCTGATCGGCGTCACGCTGGGCACTGCCGTGGGGGTCCTGCCCGGCATCGGCCCGGCGCTGACCGTGGCGCTGCTGCTGCCCGTCACCTATCGGCTGGACCCGGCGGGGTCGCTCATCATGTTCGCCGGCATCTATTACGGCGGCATGTATGGCGGCTCGACCACCTCGATCCTGCTCAATACGCCGGGCGAAAGCGCCTCGATCATCACCGCGCTGGAAGGCAACAAGATGGCCCGCAAGGGCCGGGGCGGGCCGGCGCTGGCCACCGCCGCCATCGGCAGCTTCATCGCCGGGCTGATCGCCACGCTGCTGCTGGCCTTCCTGGCGCCGACCATCGTCAAGCTGGCGCTGGTGTTCGGGCCGCGGGAATATTTCGCGCTGATGGTGCTGGCCTTCGTCACCGTCTCGGCCGCTTTCGGCGATTCGGCGCTGCGCGGGCTGACCTCGCTGTTCCTGGGCCTGGCGCTGGCCTGCGTCGGCATCGACCAGCTCACCGGCCAGGCGCGGCTGTCCTTCGGCCAGGCCGAGCTGCTGGACGGGATCGAGGTCACCACCATGGCCGTCGCCATGTTTGCGGTGGGCGAGGCGCTGTTCATCGCCGGGCAGCGCGATCAGCACGAAGACGAGGTTACCGCCGTCAAGGGCTCGGTCTGGATGAATCGCCAGGACTGGGCGCGTTCGTGGAAACCCTGGCTGCGCGGCACCGTCATCGGCTTCCCGATCGGCGCCATGCCCGCGGGCGGGGCCGAGATCGGCACCTTCCTGTCCTATGCGACCGAGAAGAAGCTCTCGAAGCACCCCGAGGAATTCGGCCAGGGCGCCATTGAGGGCGTGGCCGGTCCCGAAGCGGCGAACAACGCCAGCGCGGCGGGCACGCTGGTGCCGCTCTTGACGCTGGGCCTGCCGACCTCGGCCACGGCGGCGATCATGCTGGCGGGTTTCCAGCAGTTCGGGCTGCAGCCCGGCCCGCTGCTCTTTGCCACCAACCCGACGCTGGTCTGGGGGCTGATCGCCAGCCTGCTGATCGCCAACGCCATGCTGCTGGTGCTGAACCTGCCGCTGATCGGGCTGTGGGTGAGGCTCTTGACCGTGCCGAAACCCTGGCTCTATGCCGGCATCCTGCTGTTCGCGACGCTGGGCACCATCGGCGCCAATCCCTCCAGCGTCGAACTGGGGATGCTGCTGGGCTTCGGCGTGCTGGGCTATGTGATGCGGCTTTACGGCTATCCCATCGCGCCCATCGTCGTCGGCCTGATCCTGGGTCCGATGGCCGAGCAGCAGCTGCGCCGGGCGTTGTCGATCAGCCAGGGCGACTGGAGCTATCTGCTGCATTCGCCCATCGCGGCCACGCTTCTGGGCATCGCCGCCCTGGCGCTGATCGTGCCCTTGATCCTGCGGGCGCGCGGCAAGGGCCAGGTGCTGGCGCAGCTTGCCGGCGACGAGGACTGA
- a CDS encoding tripartite tricarboxylate transporter TctB family protein, which yields MSDLQPQTKRRPDGAALVIALGLAVIAGVMLWDSARLADLGGYSGVGPASVPRVVAFCLLGLAGWTVLAALRGDFPERPPQRAAPVLWIVAGLAIQLLLLHVAGFSIATGILFACTAFAFGKRNLALTLPIGIAFAFVVWVVFSQLLMLHLPPGPLEHLFFPGG from the coding sequence ATGAGCGACCTGCAACCGCAAACCAAGCGCCGCCCGGATGGGGCGGCGCTTGTCATCGCGCTCGGCCTTGCCGTCATCGCCGGGGTGATGCTGTGGGACAGCGCGCGGCTGGCCGACCTGGGCGGCTATTCCGGCGTCGGCCCGGCCAGCGTGCCGCGCGTCGTGGCCTTCTGCCTTCTGGGCCTGGCCGGCTGGACCGTGCTGGCCGCGCTGCGCGGCGATTTCCCCGAACGCCCGCCGCAGCGGGCCGCCCCGGTGCTGTGGATCGTCGCAGGCCTTGCCATCCAGCTGCTGCTTTTGCATGTCGCGGGCTTTTCCATCGCGACGGGCATCCTGTTTGCCTGCACCGCCTTCGCCTTCGGCAAGCGCAACCTGGCGCTGACCCTGCCCATCGGCATCGCCTTCGCCTTCGTGGTCTGGGTGGTCTTCTCGCAACTTCTGATGCTGCACCTGCCGCCCGGCCCGCTGGAGCATCTGTTCTTCCCGGGGGGCTGA
- a CDS encoding tripartite tricarboxylate transporter substrate binding protein has translation MKHLVLASLFAGAMALPAMADYTIIAPANPGGGWDQTARTMQTVLQEDGISKSVQVQNVPGAGGTIGLAQFASQNKGNPDALIVGGYVMVGAILTNGSPVSLKDVTPIARLTGEYEAIVVPAASEIQDMAGLVEKLKADPGAVSWAGGSAGGTDHIAVGLIAKAAGVDPTKINYIAYSGGGEALAAILGNQVTAGVSSLGEFEAQVKAGTLRLLAVSSPERIEGVDAPTLKESGLDVDLQNWRMVAAAPGLSDEQKAKVTADIEKMAKSENWQKQLANKGWIDTFLAGPEFDAQLAKDEESTAAILKDIGLVK, from the coding sequence ATGAAGCATCTCGTTCTCGCCAGCCTCTTTGCCGGCGCCATGGCGCTGCCGGCCATGGCCGATTACACCATCATCGCGCCCGCCAACCCCGGCGGCGGCTGGGACCAGACCGCGCGCACCATGCAGACCGTGCTGCAAGAGGACGGCATCTCGAAATCGGTGCAGGTCCAGAACGTGCCCGGCGCCGGCGGCACCATCGGCCTGGCGCAATTCGCCAGCCAGAACAAGGGCAACCCGGATGCGCTGATCGTCGGCGGCTATGTTATGGTCGGCGCCATCCTGACCAACGGCTCGCCCGTCTCGCTGAAGGACGTGACGCCCATCGCGCGGCTGACCGGCGAATACGAGGCCATCGTGGTCCCGGCCGCGTCCGAGATCCAGGACATGGCCGGGCTGGTCGAGAAGCTGAAGGCGGACCCGGGCGCGGTCAGCTGGGCCGGCGGCTCGGCCGGTGGCACCGACCATATCGCCGTCGGCCTGATCGCCAAGGCGGCCGGCGTCGATCCGACCAAGATCAACTACATCGCCTATTCTGGCGGCGGCGAGGCGCTGGCCGCGATCCTGGGCAACCAGGTCACAGCGGGCGTCTCCTCGCTGGGCGAGTTCGAGGCCCAGGTCAAGGCCGGCACCCTGCGCCTGCTCGCGGTCTCCTCGCCCGAGCGGATCGAGGGCGTGGACGCGCCGACGCTGAAGGAATCGGGCCTGGACGTCGATCTGCAGAACTGGCGCATGGTCGCGGCCGCGCCGGGGCTTTCGGACGAGCAGAAAGCCAAGGTCACCGCCGATATCGAGAAGATGGCCAAGTCGGAAAACTGGCAGAAGCAGCTGGCCAACAAGGGCTGGATCGACACCTTCCTGGCCGGGCCGGAGTTCGACGCCCAGCTCGCCAAGGACGAGGAATCCACCGCCGCGATCCTCAAGGACATCGGTCTGGTGAAATGA
- a CDS encoding ABC transporter substrate-binding protein, which translates to MAETEAGTGTADFAFSSAMDLQVKLANDGFARPVVTPDTPGWPDWANWRDTAYALTFEPAVFAYHKPSFRDHPPPSTRAELLEWMAGHPAEAQGRIGTYDVARSGVGYLFLARDQELYPKIWEVVRAMGRMGVRQYPTTAEILTRIADGRLAVGYNLLGSYAADWARQHPEVGVILPRDFTVVVSRVALVPRAARAPELGAEFLAFLMSPEGQALLSRTLRLSAVSLEVAGQDSPLGGMAGLEGVRLKPVPVSPGLLAYLDQATRARLLSRWNRALSAR; encoded by the coding sequence GTGGCCGAGACCGAGGCGGGCACCGGCACGGCGGATTTCGCCTTTTCCTCGGCCATGGACCTGCAGGTGAAACTGGCGAACGACGGCTTTGCCCGGCCGGTGGTGACGCCCGACACGCCCGGCTGGCCGGATTGGGCGAACTGGCGCGACACCGCCTATGCGCTGACCTTCGAGCCCGCCGTCTTCGCCTATCACAAGCCCAGCTTCCGCGACCACCCGCCGCCCTCGACCCGGGCCGAGCTGCTGGAATGGATGGCCGGGCATCCGGCCGAGGCGCAGGGCCGCATCGGCACCTATGACGTGGCGCGCTCGGGCGTGGGCTATCTGTTCCTGGCCCGCGACCAGGAGCTTTACCCGAAGATCTGGGAGGTGGTGCGCGCGATGGGCCGCATGGGCGTGCGGCAATACCCGACCACGGCCGAGATCCTGACCCGCATCGCCGACGGAAGGCTGGCGGTGGGCTACAATCTGCTTGGCTCCTATGCCGCCGACTGGGCGCGCCAGCACCCCGAGGTGGGGGTGATCCTGCCGCGCGACTTCACCGTGGTCGTTTCGCGCGTGGCGCTGGTGCCGCGCGCGGCGCGGGCGCCGGAACTGGGCGCGGAGTTCTTGGCCTTCCTGATGTCGCCCGAGGGGCAGGCGCTGCTGTCGCGTACGCTGCGGCTGTCGGCCGTCAGCCTTGAAGTCGCGGGGCAGGATTCGCCGCTGGGCGGCATGGCGGGGCTGGAGGGCGTGCGGCTGAAGCCGGTGCCGGTCAGCCCGGGCCTTCTGGCCTATCTGGACCAGGCGACGCGGGCGCGGCTGCTGTCGCGCTGGAACCGGGCGCTGTCCGCCAGATAG
- a CDS encoding response regulator transcription factor, with product MRILLVEDNLSLAEGLSALLRQSGYAVDVVHDGASAEALAAAESFELVILDLNLPQMDGLEVLRAMRARRNPAAVMILTARGTPEERVRGLDLGADDYLIKPFDIGEFEARIRSLLRRQAGLRTATVSFGALSFDQNSRSFSVEGQPLDLPARERGLLELLITRAGKVVPRDSIVQSLTSLEDDLSANAIEQYVSRLRKRLAAAGLTVRTARGIGYFLDRA from the coding sequence ATGCGCATCCTGCTGGTCGAGGACAATCTTTCGCTGGCCGAGGGCCTGTCGGCGCTCTTGCGCCAGTCCGGCTATGCCGTGGACGTGGTCCATGACGGCGCCTCCGCCGAGGCCCTGGCGGCGGCCGAAAGCTTCGAGCTGGTGATCCTGGACCTGAACCTGCCGCAGATGGACGGGCTGGAAGTCCTGCGCGCCATGCGGGCACGGCGCAACCCGGCCGCGGTGATGATCCTGACCGCGCGCGGCACGCCCGAGGAGCGGGTGCGCGGCCTCGACCTCGGTGCCGACGACTATCTGATCAAGCCCTTCGACATCGGCGAATTCGAGGCCCGCATCCGCTCGCTCTTGCGCCGGCAGGCCGGGCTGCGCACGGCGACGGTCAGCTTCGGCGCGCTGAGCTTCGACCAGAACAGCCGCAGCTTTTCGGTCGAGGGCCAGCCGCTGGACCTGCCCGCGCGCGAACGCGGCCTGCTGGAGCTGCTCATCACCCGCGCCGGCAAGGTGGTGCCGCGCGACAGCATCGTGCAGTCGCTGACCTCGCTGGAGGACGACCTGTCGGCCAATGCCATCGAGCAATATGTCAGCCGGCTGCGCAAGCGCCTGGCGGCGGCCGGGCTGACGGTGCGCACGGCGCGCGGCATCGGCTATTTCCTGGACCGGGCATGA
- a CDS encoding sensor histidine kinase: MSRPFSIRRRLLLWLLAATAVFGALALVDTGREARHMATALADRVLAGSALVIAERASLDEEGMIAIEIPYGALEMLSSAAEDRVFYRVDGPPGRLVTGYADLPVAPAVPGGDPGFADGLFRDQPVRVATLARAASTGIDEVPFTVTVAETTTAREELTRTILMRSALRLGLMMLGAALIVGIAVTVSLRPLSRLSEAIATRSPDDLSPVETPVPSEVRGLVGAINGFMLRLKSALDGLRNFTGNAGHQLRTPLAVVRTQLALAARAGTLAEAQAAAAKGDAAVAHAERILAQLLLLAKVDAAAGRAPDVIDLAAFARDLTAEQIPAAAEAGIDLGFEGGLEGEGPLPVRAEPLLLGEALANLISNAILHTGRGAMVTIRVRAEGDEAVLEVEDDGPGIPAEARAAAIGRFARGQGPSQGPGLGLGLPVVEEIARLFGGRLGLHPGAGGRGLCARLHFPRAA, encoded by the coding sequence ATGAGCCGGCCGTTTTCCATCCGCCGCCGGCTGCTGCTGTGGCTCTTGGCGGCGACGGCGGTCTTCGGCGCGCTGGCGCTGGTCGACACCGGGCGCGAGGCGCGGCACATGGCGACGGCGCTGGCCGACCGGGTGCTGGCCGGCTCAGCCCTGGTCATCGCCGAACGCGCCTCGCTGGACGAAGAGGGCATGATCGCCATCGAGATCCCCTATGGCGCGCTGGAAATGCTGAGTTCGGCGGCCGAGGACCGGGTGTTCTATCGCGTCGACGGCCCGCCGGGGCGGCTGGTCACCGGCTATGCCGACCTGCCGGTGGCGCCGGCGGTGCCGGGCGGCGATCCGGGCTTTGCCGACGGCCTGTTCCGCGACCAGCCGGTGCGGGTGGCGACGCTGGCCCGCGCCGCCTCGACCGGCATCGACGAGGTGCCCTTTACCGTCACCGTGGCCGAGACCACCACCGCGCGCGAGGAACTGACGCGGACCATCCTGATGCGCTCGGCCCTGCGGCTGGGGCTGATGATGCTGGGCGCGGCGCTGATCGTCGGCATCGCGGTCACCGTCTCGCTGCGGCCCTTGTCGCGGCTCTCCGAGGCGATCGCCACCCGCAGCCCCGACGACCTTTCGCCGGTCGAGACCCCGGTGCCCAGCGAGGTGCGCGGGCTGGTCGGCGCCATCAACGGCTTCATGCTGCGGCTGAAATCGGCGCTGGACGGGTTGCGCAATTTCACCGGCAACGCCGGCCACCAGCTGCGCACGCCGCTGGCCGTGGTGCGCACGCAGCTGGCGCTGGCGGCCCGCGCCGGCACGCTGGCCGAGGCGCAGGCCGCCGCTGCCAAGGGCGACGCGGCGGTCGCCCATGCCGAGCGCATCCTGGCGCAGCTTCTGCTTTTGGCCAAGGTCGATGCGGCGGCGGGCCGGGCGCCCGACGTGATCGACCTTGCCGCCTTCGCCCGCGACCTGACCGCCGAGCAGATCCCCGCCGCCGCCGAGGCCGGCATCGACCTGGGCTTCGAGGGCGGCCTCGAGGGCGAGGGCCCCCTGCCCGTCCGCGCCGAGCCGCTGCTCTTGGGCGAGGCGCTGGCCAACCTGATCTCGAACGCGATCCTGCACACCGGGCGCGGCGCGATGGTGACGATCCGCGTCCGCGCCGAGGGCGACGAGGCCGTGCTGGAGGTCGAGGACGACGGCCCCGGCATCCCCGCCGAGGCCCGCGCCGCCGCCATCGGCCGCTTCGCGCGCGGCCAGGGTCCGAGCCAAGGGCCGGGCCTGGGCCTGGGCCTGCCGGTGGTCGAGGAAATCGCCCGGCTTTTCGGCGGCCGGCTGGGCCTGCACCCCGGCGCCGGCGGTCGCGGCCTTTGCGCCCGGCTGCATTTCCCCCGCGCCGCCTGA